One window of the Solanum stenotomum isolate F172 chromosome 11, ASM1918654v1, whole genome shotgun sequence genome contains the following:
- the LOC125843759 gene encoding receptor-like cytosolic serine/threonine-protein kinase RBK1 — MEGESVVQIPKNGGKEEIKTQEVEKEQEEVEITISSGEKNEKKDNDQLSPRAVLEIHISGTSDSDNSSISSGERSRSFGSSPSPVGEKPAVSSGGGGGGEETGQGLRFKNLFDQMKRKSIRRLSAIPLLIGYENLLAKKNIKRKLLSRIRSAEEETIDCHDFVVPKPSWRNFSLDELAQATDNFSPDNLIGKGGHAEVYKGHLQDGQVVAVKKITKKEKNDEDRVGDFLSELGIIAHINNTNAAKLIGFSVDGGLHLVLQYLHHGSLASVLHGREECLEWKIRYKVAVGVAEGLRYLHCDCQRRIIHRDITASNILLTEDYEPQISDFGLAKWLPEKWVHHIVSPIEGTFGYMAPEYFMHGIVHEKTDVFAFGVLLLELITGRRAVDSSRQSLVMSAKPMLEQNNVKELADPRLGDAYDVVEMKRAMFTASTCIHHLPNMRPNMIRAVQLLKGENLPIDMKQKSTGGRALMLDACDLEDYSSTTYLKDLNRHMQLVME; from the exons ATGGAAG gtGAAAGTGTTGTACAAATTCCAAAAAATGGagggaaagaagaaataaaaaccCAAGAAGTAGAAAAGGAACAAGAAGAAGTGGAAATTACAATTTCATCAggtgaaaaaaatgagaaaaaagataacGACCAGTTATCGCCAAGGGCAGTTTTGGAAATTCACATATCAGGTACATCGGATTCCGATAACAGCAGTATAAGCAGCGGCGAAAGAAGCCGGAGCTTCGGTTCATCTCCGTCTCCAGTCGGCGAAAAGCCGGCCGTCTCCTCCGGAGGCGGCGGTGGTGGAGAGGAAACAGGGCAAGGGTTGAGATTTAAGAATTTGTTCGATCAGATGAAGAGAAAATCGATTCGGAGATTATCGGCGATTCCATTATTAATTGGATATGAAAATTTACTAGcgaagaagaatataaaaaggaaattactgTCGAGAATTCGAAGTGCTGAAGAAGAAACAATCGATTGCCATGATTTTGTTGTTCCGAAGCCATCATGGAGGAATTTTAGCCTTGATGAACTTGCTCAAGCTACTGATAATTTCTCGCCAG ATAACTTAATTGGCAAAGGAGGACATGCAGAAGTGTACAAAGGACATTTACAAGATGGTCAAGTTGTTGCAGTCAAGAAaattacaaagaaagaaaagaatgatgaggacagagttggagACTTCTTGTCTGAGTTAGGAATCATTGCTCATATCAACAACACTAATGCTGCTAAGTTAATTGGTTTTAGTGTTGATGGTGGTTTGCACCTTGTTCTTCAGTACTTGCACCATGGCAGCCTCGCTTCCGTACTACACG GTAGAGAAGAGTGCCTTGAATGGAAAATAAGATATAAAGTGGCGGTTGGCGTAGCTGAAGGATTACGTTATCTTCATTGTGATTGCCAAAGGCGCATAATCCATAGAGATATTACAGCCTCAAACATTCTTCTAACGGAAGATTATGAACCTCAG ATATCTGATTTCGGACTAGCAAAGTGGCTGCCAGAAAAATGGGTTCATCATATTGTTTCTCCTATTGAAGGCACTTTCGG ATATATGGCACCAGAGTACTTTATGCACGGGATTGTTCATGAGAAGACCGATGTTTTTGCCTTTGGTGTTCTGCTATTGGAGCTCATTACTGGTCGTCGTGCTGTTGATTCATCCAGACAGAGTCTTGTAATGTCG GCAAAACCAATGCTGGAACAGAACAATGTCAAGGAATTAGCGGACCCTCGTCTAGGAGATGCCTATGATGTTGTTGAGATGAAACGAGCTATGTTTACAGCTTCTACATGCATTCACCACTTGCCAAACATGCGTCCTAACATGATACGG GCTGTTCAGCTATTGAAAGGCGAGAACTTACCAATAGACATGAAGCAGAAATCGACAGGAGGAAGGGCATTGATGCTAGATGCTTGTGATTTAGAAGATTACAGTAGCACAACTTATCTCAAGGATCTCAATCGTCATATGCAGCTCGTTATGGAGTAA